One window of the Cryptomeria japonica chromosome 7, Sugi_1.0, whole genome shotgun sequence genome contains the following:
- the LOC131037194 gene encoding G-type lectin S-receptor-like serine/threonine-protein kinase SD2-5 produces the protein MPLIWLPECRQILFPPTALRPMAEAPLPDALRPRGPRFLVAPLVGETMHGGVARLLLRVVALSRGGLLLLLLLWLLLSVMVLGGVLPPPLNFLAWLWLFRLPRGKKEKNKKTKKMDVYEDALVRPILLSGNISYNDMNAQFGCGFFCYGSPCHAGYLFATFFVVYATDGTLFDMQMMWSSNRDQMVQENATLTLTSTGELVRIKKLRRHSRVVYKYIQSSFSEDGSSSPDYLPSFMKSMAECDYPRPCGDYGVCKDGQCSCPSDDNAFKPIDITEPNFGCFPRVHVVCSEKSRDKDHQFLELQHVSYFTYVYENSSTPGLLSRDACKKLCLEDCSCNAAFFRYGANFLVVMIHCYLESNISSMKTNNPVDQFYNSTAYIKIQSRSKRNKSLVVIITCASGGGALALFIFLRSSINKSQNNRKQKEKDEDEELRDATNGFSIKLGSGGFGSVYEGVLSDGSKIAVKRLDKAGHGQKGFRVEVETLGKIDHINLVRLKGFYAQKSHRMLVYEHLHNGSLDKWIFSNKKHRRLLDWKSIAKVVLNIARGLTYLHEECQELIIHSDINPQNILLDQNFNAKLSDFGLAKLINREQSEVITMMRGTPGHLSC, from the exons ATGCCCCTTATATGGTTGCCAGAGTGCCGTCAGATTTTGTTTCCGCCGACCGCACTCCGCCCTATGGCTGAAGCTCCTCTGCCGGATGCTCTCAGGCCCCGCGGTCCCAGGTTCCTCGTCGCTCCTCTGGTGGGGGAGACAATGCATGGAGGCGTCGCTCGACTTCTCCTCCGCGTTGTGGCTCTGAGTCGGGGTGGCCTTCTGCTGCTTCTATTACTTTGGCTCTTGCTGTCGGTGATGGTTCTGGGTGGCGTGCTGCCACCACCTCTAAATTTCCTCGCCTGGCTCTGGCTATTTCGCCTCCCACgcgggaagaaggagaagaataaaaaGACCAAGAAGATGGATG TTTACGAAGATGCACTCGTCAGGCCGATTCTTCTGAGCGGCAATATCTCATATAATGATATGAATGCCCAgtttggatgtggattcttctgcTATGGCAGTCCTTGTCATGCAGGATACCTATTTGCAACTTTCTTTGTTGTCTACGCCACTGATGGTACGCTGTTTGATATGCAAATGATGTGGAGCTCAAACAGAGACCAGATGGTGCAAGAAAATGCAACCCTAACACTCACCTCCACAGGGGAACTTGTACGTATTAAGAAACTTAGAAGGCACTCTCGTGTGGTCTACAAATACATCCAGTCAAGCTTTTCAGAGGATG GAAGTTCTTCCCCTGATTATCTGCCATCCTTCATGAAATCAATGGCTGAGTGTGATTATCCAAGACCATGCGGAGACTATGGTGTTTGCAAAGACGGTCAGTGCAGCTGCCCAAGTGATGACAATGCTTTTAAACCGATTGATATCACAGAACCCAATTTCGGATGTTTTCCACGTGTTCATGTGGTGTGCTCAGAGAAAAGTAGGGACAAAGATCATCAATTTTTGGAACTGCAGCACGTTTCGTATTTTACTTATGTTTATGAAAATTCTTCCACGCCAGGGTTGCTGTCAAGAGATGCATGCAAAAAACTTTGCCTTGAAGATTGCTCTTGCAATGCTGCTTTTTTCAGATACGGGGCCAATTTTCTAGTGGTCATGATTCATTGCTATCTAGAGTCCAATATCTCTTCTATGAAAACTAACAATCCAGTAGATCAGTTTTACAATTCCACTGCTTATATTAAAATCCAGTCGAGGTCCAAGCGCAATAAATCCTTAGTTGTTATCATAACTTGTGCTTCTGGTGGTGGAGCACTAGCTCTGTTTATCTTCTTGAGGTCATCGATAAATAAGTCTCAAAATAATAGAAAACagaaagaaaaggatgaagatgaag AATTGCGAGATGCTACAAATGGCTTTAGCATTAAGCTGGGTAGCGGAGGATTTGGTTCAGTTTATGAGGGTGTTCTGTCTGACGGCTCAAAGATAGCAGTGAAGCGCCTTGACAAAGCAGGACACGGACAAAAGGGGTTCCGGGTAGAAGTGGAAACGCTAGGGAAAATTGATCATATTAATTTGGTAAGGCTGAAGGGCTTCTATGCACAGAAATCCCATCGAATGCTTGTATACGAGCATTTACATAATGGATCTCTGGATAAATGGATATTTTCAAACAAGAAACATCGACGTTTGCTGGACTGGAAGAGTATAGCCAAAGTAGTTCTTAATATTGCAAGAGGATTAACATATTTGCATGAAGAATGTCAAGAACTTATAATACATTCCGACATCAACCCTCAGAACATTCTCCTGGACCAGAATTTCAATGCGAAATTGTCAGATTTCGGCTTGGCAAAGTTGATTAACAGAGAGCAAAGTGAAGTGATAACCATGATGAGAGGGACACCAGGGCACCTGAGTTGTTGA